Proteins found in one Sesamum indicum chloroplast, complete genome genomic segment:
- the ndhF gene encoding NADH dehydrogenase subunit 5, whose protein sequence is MEQTYQYAWIIPFVPLPVPVLIGVGLLLFPTATKKLRRMWAFPSILLLSIVMIFSTNLSIQQINSSSIYQYVWSWTLDNDFSLEFGYLIDPLTSIMSMLITTVGIMVLIYSDNYMAHDQGYLIFFAYMSFFSTSMLGLVTSSNLIQIYIFWELVGMCSYLLIGFWFTRPSAANACQKAFVTNRVGDFGLLLGILGFYWITGSFEFQDLFEIFNNLIYNNQVNSPFVTLCAALLFAGAVAKSAQFPLHVWLPDAMEGPTPISALIHAATMVAAGIFLVARLLPLFIVIPYIMNFISLIGIITVLLGATLALAQKDIKRGLAYSTMSQLGYMMLALGMGSYRSALFHLITHAYSKALLFLGSGSVIHSMETIVGYSPDKSQNMVLMGGLRKHVPITKTSFLLGTLSLCGIPPLACFWSKDEILNESWLYSPIFAIIAWATAGLTAFYMFRIYLLTFEGHLNVHFQNYSGNQNASLYSISLWGKGCSKRINKNFLLLKMNNNESSSFFSKNTYRSDENVRKRNRGRPFINIVDFYNQKSFSYPYESDNTMLFPLLVLVLFTLFVGILGIPFNQEGRDLDILSKWLAPSINLLHQKSEDSTDWYEFLKNAIFSVSIASFGIFLASFLYKPIYSSFKNFDLINLFVKTGPKRSRWDKIINILYNWSYNRAYIDTFYTTSFTGAIRGLAQLTDFFDRRVIDGITNGVGVMSFFVGEGIKYVGGGRISSYLFVYFSCVSIFLLVYYFILFDLTFESFI, encoded by the coding sequence ATGGAACAGACATATCAATATGCGTGGATCATACCTTTCGTTCCACTTCCAGTTCCTGTGTTAATAGGAGTGGGACTTCTTCTTTTTCCGACAGCAACAAAAAAGCTTCGTCGTATGTGGGCTTTTCCGAGTATTTTATTGTTAAGTATAGTCATGATTTTTTCAACTAATCTGTCTATTCAGCAAATAAATAGCAGTTCTATCTATCAATATGTATGGTCTTGGACCCTCGATAATGATTTTTCTTTAGAATTCGGCTACTTGATCGATCCACTTACTTCTATTATGTCAATGTTAATCACTACTGTTGGAATTATGGTTCTTATTTATAGTGATAATTATATGGCTCACGATCAAGGATACTTGATATTTTTTGCTTATATGAGTTTTTTCAGTACTTCCATGTTGGGATTAGTTACTAGTTCGAATTTGATACAAATTTATATTTTTTGGGAATTAGTTGGAATGTGTTCCTATCTATTAATAGGGTTTTGGTTCACACGACCTTCTGCGGCAAATGCTTGTCAAAAAGCCTTTGTAACTAATCGTGTAGGAGATTTTGGTTTATTATTAGGAATTTTAGGTTTTTATTGGATAACCGGTAGTTTTGAATTTCAGGATTTATTCGAAATATTCAATAACTTGATTTATAATAATCAAGTTAATTCTCCATTTGTTACTTTGTGTGCTGCTCTATTATTTGCCGGTGCAGTTGCTAAATCTGCACAATTTCCCCTTCATGTATGGTTACCTGATGCTATGGAGGGACCCACTCCTATTTCCGCTCTTATACATGCTGCTACTATGGTAGCAGCGGGGATTTTTCTTGTAGCTCGTCTTCTTCCTCTTTTCATAGTTATACCTTATATAATGAATTTTATCTCGTTGATAGGCATAATCACAGTATTATTAGGAGCTACTTTAGCTCTTGCTCAAAAAGACATTAAGAGGGGTTTAGCCTATTCGACAATGTCTCAATTGGGTTATATGATGTTAGCTCTAGGAATGGGGTCTTATCGAAGTGCTTTATTTCATTTGATTACTCATGCTTATTCCAAAGCATTATTATTTTTAGGGTCCGGATCCGTTATTCATTCAATGGAAACTATTGTTGGCTATTCTCCGGATAAAAGTCAGAATATGGTTCTTATGGGTGGTTTAAGAAAACATGTACCGATTACCAAAACCTCTTTTTTATTAGGTACACTTTCTCTTTGTGGTATTCCGCCTCTGGCTTGTTTTTGGTCAAAAGATGAAATCCTTAATGAGAGTTGGTTGTATTCGCCGATTTTCGCAATAATAGCTTGGGCCACAGCAGGATTAACTGCATTTTATATGTTTCGGATCTATTTACTTACTTTTGAGGGGCATTTAAACGTTCATTTTCAAAATTACAGTGGCAACCAAAATGCCTCTTTATATTCAATATCTCTATGGGGTAAGGGGTGTTCAAAAAGAATTAACAAAAATTTTCTTTTATTAAAAATGAATAATAATGAAAGTTCGTCTTTTTTTTCGAAAAACACATACCGAAGTGATGAGAATGTAAGAAAAAGAAATAGGGGACGTCCTTTTATTAATATTGTGGATTTTTATAATCAAAAGTCTTTTTCCTATCCTTATGAATCGGATAATACTATGTTATTTCCTTTACTTGTATTAGTCCTATTTACTTTGTTTGTTGGAATTCTAGGAATTCCTTTTAATCAAGAAGGAAGGGATTTAGATATATTATCCAAATGGTTAGCTCCGTCTATTAACCTTTTACATCAAAAGTCAGAGGATTCGACAGATTGGTATGAATTTTTGAAAAATGCAATTTTTTCAGTCAGTATAGCTTCTTTTGGAATATTTCTAGCGTCCTTTTTATATAAACCTATTTATTCCTCTTTCAAAAATTTCGACTTAATTAATTTATTTGTTAAAACAGGTCCGAAGAGAAGTCGTTGGGACAAAATTATAAACATCCTATATAATTGGTCATATAATCGTGCTTATATAGATACTTTTTATACAACATCCTTTACTGGGGCGATAAGAGGATTAGCTCAATTAACTGATTTTTTTGATAGACGAGTAATTGATGGAATTACGAATGGGGTTGGTGTTATGAGTTTCTTTGTAGGAGAAGGTATCAAATATGTAGGGGGTGGTCGCATTTCTTCTTATCTTTTCGTCTATTTCTCTTGTGTATCAATTTTTTTATTAGTTTATTACTTTATACTTTTTGATCTTACTTTTGAATCATTTATTTAG
- the rpl32 gene encoding ribosomal protein L32 has translation MAVPKKRTSASKKRIRKNFWKRKGYWAALKAFSLGKSLSTGNSKSFFVRKTNKIRNKT, from the coding sequence ATGGCAGTTCCAAAAAAACGTACTTCTGCATCAAAAAAGCGTATTCGTAAAAATTTTTGGAAAAGGAAGGGGTATTGGGCAGCGTTAAAAGCGTTTTCTTTAGGGAAATCTCTTTCTACCGGGAATTCAAAAAGTTTTTTTGTGCGAAAAACAAATAAAATAAGAAATAAAACATAA